In one window of Cupriavidus necator N-1 DNA:
- a CDS encoding SCO family protein: protein MPRLSPASGLFAAFRRFSLLAALALAVAACGQQKASFRNVDITGAADFGKDFSLTDHHGKVRTIADFKGKAVVMFFGYTHCPDVCPTTMAELKAVMEKLGPDADRVQVLFVTVDPERDTQALLAQYVPAFDARFLGLRPADEAALQKVTKDFKVFYAKVPGSSPSNYTVDHSAGSYVFDPEGKLRLFIRHGQGPDPIAHDLKQLLS, encoded by the coding sequence ATGCCCCGCCTAAGCCCCGCCTCCGGCCTGTTCGCCGCCTTCCGCCGCTTTTCCCTGCTGGCCGCGCTTGCGCTGGCCGTGGCTGCCTGCGGGCAGCAGAAGGCCTCGTTCCGCAATGTCGACATCACCGGCGCGGCGGACTTTGGCAAGGACTTCTCGCTGACCGACCATCACGGCAAGGTGCGCACCATCGCCGACTTCAAGGGCAAGGCGGTGGTGATGTTCTTCGGCTACACCCACTGCCCGGACGTGTGCCCGACCACGATGGCCGAACTGAAGGCGGTGATGGAGAAACTGGGCCCGGACGCCGACCGCGTGCAGGTGCTGTTCGTCACGGTCGATCCGGAACGCGACACGCAGGCGCTGCTGGCCCAGTACGTGCCGGCCTTCGATGCGCGCTTCCTGGGGTTGCGCCCGGCCGACGAAGCCGCACTGCAGAAGGTGACCAAGGACTTCAAGGTGTTCTATGCCAAGGTGCCGGGCAGCTCCCCGAGCAACTACACGGTGGACCACTCCGCGGGTAGCTATGTGTTCGATCCGGAGGGCAAGCTGCGGCTGTTCATCCGCCACGGCCAGGGTCCGGATCCGATCGCGCACGACCTGAAACAGCTGCTGTCGTGA
- the cyoE gene encoding heme o synthase produces MKDKTPSVVTATHPHSLGKLSRIRHLARQYAALTKPRVTQLAVFCAIIGMFLATPGMVPWRVLIGGAAGIWLLAGAAFAINCLVEQKIDALMRRTAWRPSATGEITTPQTLVFSAILGGAGMWLLHVYANDLTMWLTFATFLGYAVVYTILLKPATPQNIVIGGLSGAMPPALGWAAVAGEVPAEAWFLVLIIFTWTPPHFWALALYRRADYAKSGLPMLPVTHGERYTLLHILLYTLIMIAATLLPFVYGMSGYIYLAAALALGAGFLAYAWKMYRNYSDELAQRTFRFSILYLSLLFAALLVDHYFKFVPQV; encoded by the coding sequence ATGAAAGACAAGACCCCTTCCGTGGTTACCGCTACCCACCCCCATTCGCTGGGCAAGTTGAGCCGGATACGGCACCTTGCCCGACAATACGCCGCCCTGACCAAGCCGCGCGTGACGCAGCTGGCCGTGTTCTGCGCCATCATCGGCATGTTCCTGGCCACGCCCGGCATGGTGCCGTGGCGCGTGCTGATCGGCGGCGCCGCCGGCATCTGGCTGCTGGCCGGTGCGGCCTTTGCCATCAATTGCCTGGTCGAGCAGAAGATCGACGCGCTCATGCGCCGCACCGCGTGGCGCCCGTCGGCCACCGGCGAGATCACCACGCCGCAGACCCTGGTGTTCTCCGCCATCCTGGGCGGCGCCGGCATGTGGCTGCTGCACGTCTACGCCAACGACCTGACGATGTGGCTGACCTTTGCCACCTTCCTCGGCTATGCGGTGGTCTACACCATCCTGCTCAAGCCGGCCACGCCGCAGAACATCGTCATCGGCGGACTGTCCGGGGCGATGCCGCCGGCGCTGGGCTGGGCCGCGGTGGCGGGCGAGGTGCCGGCCGAGGCCTGGTTCCTGGTGCTGATCATCTTCACCTGGACCCCGCCGCACTTCTGGGCACTGGCGCTGTACCGCCGCGCCGACTACGCCAAGTCCGGCCTGCCGATGCTGCCGGTCACGCACGGCGAGCGCTATACGCTGTTGCATATCCTGCTGTACACGCTGATCATGATCGCCGCGACGCTGCTGCCCTTTGTCTACGGCATGAGCGGCTATATCTACCTGGCGGCCGCGCTGGCGCTGGGCGCGGGTTTCCTGGCCTATGCCTGGAAGATGTACCGCAACTATTCAGACGAACTGGCGCAGCGCACCTTCCGCTTCTCGATCCTGTACCTGTCGCTCCTGTTTGCCGCGCTGCTGGTCGACCACTACTTCAAGTTCGTGCCCCAGGTCTGA
- a CDS encoding cytochrome c oxidase subunit 3 translates to MSANRANAPYYFVPGPSRHPITASFGLLMTGAGAAGWVNGQPWAPYLCGFGLLWFLFVLKSWFGDAISESEGGMYGKNIDLSFRWSMGWFIFSEVMFFAAFFGALFYARTIAMPWLGDLNNKILWPDFAAVWPNTGPAGVVESFQTMGPWPIPTINTALLLMSGLTLTWAHHALLAGKRSQLIQGLSLTILLGAVFMCFQVYEYMHAYSELNLKLSSGIYGSTFFLLTGFHGFHVTMGAIMLTVVLIRVLKGHFTPDHHFAFEGAAWYWHFVDVVWLFLYVVVYWL, encoded by the coding sequence ATGAGTGCGAATCGCGCAAACGCTCCGTACTACTTCGTACCGGGCCCGTCGCGCCACCCGATCACGGCAAGCTTCGGCCTGCTGATGACGGGCGCGGGAGCCGCCGGTTGGGTAAACGGGCAGCCCTGGGCGCCGTACCTGTGCGGCTTCGGCCTGCTGTGGTTCCTGTTCGTGCTCAAGAGCTGGTTTGGCGACGCCATCAGCGAGTCCGAAGGCGGCATGTACGGCAAGAACATCGACCTGTCGTTCCGCTGGTCGATGGGCTGGTTCATCTTCTCGGAGGTGATGTTCTTCGCGGCTTTCTTCGGCGCGCTGTTCTATGCCCGCACCATCGCCATGCCGTGGCTGGGCGACCTGAACAACAAGATCCTGTGGCCCGACTTTGCCGCGGTGTGGCCCAACACCGGCCCGGCCGGCGTGGTGGAAAGCTTCCAGACCATGGGTCCGTGGCCGATCCCGACCATCAACACCGCGCTGCTGCTGATGTCCGGCCTGACGCTGACCTGGGCGCACCACGCGCTGCTGGCCGGCAAGCGCAGCCAGCTGATCCAGGGCCTGTCGCTGACCATCCTGCTGGGCGCGGTCTTCATGTGTTTCCAGGTGTACGAGTACATGCACGCCTACTCGGAACTGAACCTGAAGCTGTCCTCGGGCATCTACGGCTCGACCTTCTTCCTGCTGACCGGCTTCCACGGCTTCCACGTGACCATGGGCGCTATCATGCTGACCGTGGTGCTGATCCGCGTGCTGAAGGGCCACTTCACGCCTGATCACCACTTTGCATTCGAAGGCGCTGCCTGGTACTGGCACTTTGTTGACGTGGTGTGGCTGTTCCTCTACGTCGTGGTGTACTGGCTGTAA
- a CDS encoding COX15/CtaA family protein, with protein sequence MLLQLAIIGILIALFPLSYVLVKGDRNKYRKLAWITAFLTLDLIMFGSFTRLTDSGLGCPDWPGCYGHSNPHAAMEPIRAAETALPSGPVTLAKAWIEMIHRYFAMAVGVLIITLMVLAWVKRRELKQSPWFATGVLLLVCVQGAFGAFTVTLKLQPVIVVTHLMLGMALLAVLIQLGSRNDPPHPVAAQAARLRWPVRIGLLLLVIQIFLGGWVSTNYAVLACTDFPLCNGQLVPEMDFRHGFTLWRQLGMTADGDYIPHAALVAIHWVHRGFAFVVLGYLAWLGLRARRLEGLARAAGWLLGTLVLQLATGMSNIVFDWPLVAAVAHNGGAALLLLLLVRLHYNTGLAGLTMRAAGAPAAVPNAARAT encoded by the coding sequence ATGCTGCTGCAACTGGCCATCATCGGCATCCTGATCGCGCTGTTTCCGCTGTCCTACGTGCTGGTGAAAGGGGACCGCAACAAGTACCGCAAGCTCGCCTGGATCACGGCGTTCCTGACGCTGGACCTGATCATGTTCGGCAGCTTCACGCGCCTGACCGACTCCGGCCTGGGCTGCCCGGACTGGCCCGGCTGCTACGGGCACTCCAACCCGCACGCCGCGATGGAGCCGATCCGCGCGGCCGAGACCGCGCTGCCCAGCGGCCCGGTGACGCTGGCCAAGGCGTGGATCGAGATGATCCACCGCTACTTCGCCATGGCGGTCGGGGTGCTGATCATCACGCTGATGGTGCTGGCGTGGGTCAAGCGGCGCGAGCTGAAGCAGTCGCCGTGGTTCGCCACCGGGGTGCTGCTGCTGGTGTGCGTGCAGGGCGCGTTCGGCGCCTTCACTGTGACCCTGAAGCTGCAGCCCGTCATCGTGGTCACGCACCTGATGCTGGGCATGGCCCTGCTGGCCGTGCTGATCCAGCTGGGCTCGCGCAACGATCCGCCGCACCCGGTCGCGGCGCAGGCCGCGCGCCTGCGCTGGCCGGTGCGCATCGGCCTGCTGCTGCTGGTGATCCAGATCTTCCTGGGCGGCTGGGTCAGCACCAACTACGCGGTGCTGGCCTGTACCGACTTCCCGCTGTGCAACGGCCAGCTGGTGCCCGAGATGGATTTCCGCCACGGCTTCACGCTGTGGCGCCAGCTGGGCATGACCGCCGACGGCGACTACATCCCGCACGCGGCGCTGGTGGCGATCCACTGGGTCCACCGCGGCTTTGCCTTTGTCGTGCTGGGCTACCTGGCGTGGCTTGGCCTGCGCGCGCGCCGGCTTGAAGGGCTCGCGCGCGCGGCCGGCTGGCTGCTGGGCACGCTGGTGCTGCAGCTGGCCACCGGGATGTCCAATATCGTGTTCGACTGGCCGCTGGTGGCCGCGGTTGCGCACAACGGCGGCGCGGCGCTGCTCCTGCTGCTGCTGGTCCGCCTCCACTACAATACAGGGCTCGCAGGGCTCACCATGCGGGCCGCCGGCGCCCCCGCTGCCGTGCCGAACGCCGCCCGCGCCACATGA
- the ybiB gene encoding DNA-binding protein YbiB, which produces MTTPATSFPAARYIKEIGRGVNGARALPRDDAQALFDAMLAGRVSDLELGAILMAYRIKGEAPHELAGMLEAAHAHCQPLPAPPDRQVVVIPSYNGARKQPNLVPLLALLLAREDVPVLVHGTRLFNGRVTSMTLFEALGVPLCATTDEASARLREGSDLGPLAVLPVDVLSPGLSQLLERRTVIGLRNSAHTVAKMLQPVGEHSPAEGLRLYSYTHPEYRETLTDYFSHEPANVLLARGTEGEVVADARRTSRIDWLHEGHQQTLVDPAVGSLAEVPELPPGSDAGQTVAWIRRVLDGAAPVPAPIAIQVDAIRECLRQGTHVTWASPV; this is translated from the coding sequence ATGACCACGCCAGCCACGTCCTTCCCTGCTGCCCGCTATATCAAGGAGATCGGCCGCGGCGTCAACGGCGCGCGCGCGCTGCCCCGCGATGACGCGCAGGCCCTGTTCGACGCCATGCTGGCCGGGCGCGTCTCCGACCTGGAGCTTGGCGCCATCCTGATGGCCTACCGCATCAAGGGCGAGGCCCCGCACGAGCTGGCGGGCATGCTGGAAGCCGCCCATGCGCACTGCCAGCCGCTGCCGGCGCCGCCTGACCGGCAGGTGGTGGTGATCCCCAGCTACAACGGCGCGCGCAAGCAACCCAACCTGGTGCCGCTGCTGGCGCTGCTGCTGGCGCGCGAAGATGTCCCCGTGCTGGTGCACGGCACGCGCCTGTTCAATGGCCGCGTGACTAGCATGACGCTGTTCGAGGCCCTGGGCGTGCCCTTGTGCGCGACGACCGACGAGGCCTCGGCACGGCTGCGCGAGGGCAGCGACCTCGGGCCGCTGGCGGTGCTGCCGGTGGATGTGCTGTCGCCCGGGCTGTCGCAGCTGCTGGAGCGGCGCACCGTGATCGGCCTGCGCAATTCGGCGCATACGGTGGCCAAGATGCTGCAGCCGGTGGGCGAGCATTCGCCCGCGGAAGGGTTGCGCCTGTACAGCTACACCCACCCCGAATACCGCGAGACGCTGACCGACTACTTCTCGCATGAGCCCGCCAACGTGCTGCTGGCACGCGGCACCGAGGGCGAAGTGGTGGCCGATGCGCGCCGCACCAGCCGCATCGACTGGCTGCATGAGGGGCACCAGCAGACGCTGGTCGATCCGGCCGTGGGTTCACTGGCCGAAGTGCCTGAACTGCCGCCCGGCAGCGACGCCGGCCAGACCGTGGCCTGGATCCGGCGCGTGCTGGACGGCGCGGCGCCGGTGCCGGCACCGATCGCGATCCAGGTCGATGCCATCCGCGAATGCCTGCGGCAAGGCACCCACGTGACCTGGGCCAGCCCGGTCTGA
- a CDS encoding pirin family protein, translating to MSAIEHLLKPHVRDLGDFTVRRLLPAAATQTVGPFIFFDHMGPVQLPPGAGADVRPHPHIGLATVTYLFEGEIIHRDSLGSDQAIRPGDVNWMTAGRGIVHSERSPEHVRPAGARLHGIQTWVALPQEHEGAEPSFFHHPAATLPRIERPGVRMVVIAGDAFGQISPVKVFSRTLYVAIELDAGASVEIPADHAERGIYPVDGAVALDGEPLPAEHMVVLTPGQPATLTATAPSRVMLLGGDPTDGHRFIYWNFVASSKVAIEAAAQRWEDDQFPHVPGETERIPLPPRKA from the coding sequence ATGTCTGCTATCGAACACTTGCTCAAGCCGCATGTGCGCGACCTGGGCGATTTTACCGTGCGCCGGCTGTTGCCCGCCGCCGCTACCCAGACCGTCGGGCCGTTTATCTTCTTTGACCATATGGGGCCGGTGCAGCTGCCGCCGGGCGCCGGCGCTGATGTGCGTCCGCATCCCCATATCGGGCTGGCCACGGTCACCTACCTGTTCGAGGGCGAGATCATCCATCGCGACAGCCTGGGCAGCGACCAGGCGATCCGCCCGGGCGACGTCAACTGGATGACCGCCGGGCGTGGCATCGTGCACTCGGAACGCTCGCCCGAGCATGTGCGCCCCGCCGGTGCCCGCCTGCACGGCATCCAGACCTGGGTGGCACTGCCGCAGGAGCATGAGGGTGCCGAGCCGTCGTTCTTCCACCATCCCGCCGCCACGCTGCCGCGGATCGAGCGGCCGGGCGTGCGCATGGTGGTGATTGCGGGCGATGCCTTTGGCCAGATCTCTCCGGTCAAAGTCTTCAGCCGCACCCTGTATGTGGCGATCGAGCTGGATGCGGGCGCGAGCGTGGAGATCCCGGCCGATCATGCCGAGCGGGGCATCTATCCGGTGGATGGCGCGGTGGCGCTCGACGGCGAACCGCTGCCGGCCGAGCATATGGTGGTGCTCACGCCGGGCCAGCCCGCGACGCTGACGGCCACGGCGCCGTCGCGCGTGATGCTGCTGGGCGGCGACCCGACCGACGGGCACCGCTTTATCTACTGGAATTTCGTTGCCAGCAGCAAGGTGGCGATCGAGGCTGCCGCCCAGCGCTGGGAGGACGATCAGTTCCCGCACGTGCCGGGCGAGACCGAGCGCATCCCGCTGCCTCCGCGCAAGGCCTGA
- a CDS encoding twin transmembrane helix small protein, whose protein sequence is MRIVIIVAFILIIASLASALFFMMRDRGTTPNMMRSLMLRVGFSVALFLFILFSNWMGWIHSTGIRMAP, encoded by the coding sequence ATGCGCATTGTCATCATCGTTGCCTTCATCCTGATCATCGCCAGCCTGGCCTCCGCCCTGTTCTTCATGATGCGCGACCGCGGCACGACGCCCAACATGATGCGCTCGCTGATGCTGCGTGTCGGGTTCTCGGTGGCGCTGTTCCTGTTCATCCTGTTCTCGAACTGGATGGGCTGGATCCACAGCACGGGCATCCGCATGGCACCCTGA
- a CDS encoding SURF1 family protein has product MTVRRWFSPLPLAAALVVIAVTCALGNWQLNRAHDKEARAARLQALSAQPPVLLGTAPLPQVVTDRTVRVTGRFDTARTVLLDNRPHGNGSSPGDSRAGFLVLTPLRISAASPAPAGAGAMQAVLVLRGWLPRDAQDRTRIAPFPTPEGEVTIEGTALAAVPRVYSLGQDAAGSKIRQNLDIAAYAAETGLALHPLVLEQRSDTGDGLARDWAPADLGADRHYGYAFQWFGLAALTVVLVAVLGWRRARRVAAP; this is encoded by the coding sequence ATGACAGTGCGCCGCTGGTTCAGCCCGCTGCCGCTGGCCGCCGCGCTGGTGGTGATCGCCGTGACCTGCGCGCTGGGCAACTGGCAGCTCAACCGCGCGCACGACAAAGAGGCGCGCGCGGCGCGGCTGCAGGCGCTGTCGGCGCAGCCGCCGGTGTTGCTGGGCACGGCGCCGCTGCCGCAAGTTGTGACCGACCGCACGGTCCGCGTGACCGGGCGCTTTGACACGGCCCGCACCGTATTGCTGGATAATCGCCCCCACGGCAATGGCAGCAGCCCCGGGGATAGCCGCGCCGGCTTCCTGGTGCTGACGCCGCTGCGGATTTCAGCCGCCTCGCCAGCGCCAGCAGGTGCCGGCGCCATGCAGGCGGTGCTGGTGCTGCGCGGCTGGCTGCCGCGCGATGCCCAGGACCGCACCAGGATTGCGCCGTTCCCCACGCCCGAGGGCGAGGTAACGATCGAAGGCACGGCACTGGCGGCCGTGCCGCGGGTCTATAGCCTGGGCCAGGACGCCGCTGGCAGCAAGATCCGCCAGAACCTGGACATCGCTGCCTATGCGGCCGAAACCGGCCTGGCGCTGCACCCGCTGGTGCTGGAGCAGCGCAGCGACACCGGCGATGGCCTGGCGCGCGACTGGGCCCCGGCCGACTTGGGCGCGGACCGACACTACGGCTATGCCTTCCAGTGGTTCGGGCTGGCCGCGCTGACGGTGGTGCTGGTGGCCGTGCTGGGCTGGCGCCGCGCGCGCCGGGTGGCCGCACCGTAA
- the rpoH gene encoding RNA polymerase sigma factor RpoH, translating into MNAVLSADQTLNNRLPTAPRSTGSFALAFPATVGNLDSYIQAVHRIPLLTAEEEQRLARELRDHDSVDAARQMVMSHLRLVVSIARQYLGYGLPHADLIQEGNIGLMKAVKRFDPDQGVRLVSYAMHWIKAEIHEYVLKNWRMVKVATTKAQRKLFFNLRSHKQGAHTFTPEQVEAVARELNVKPEEVMEMETRLSGGDLALEGQIDDGEEEFAPIAYLADNHNEPTRVLEAKRHDRMQVEGLEEALAKLDERSRRIIEARWLHVEDDGSGGSTLHELADEFGVSAERIRQIEAAAMKKMKGALQAFA; encoded by the coding sequence GTGAACGCAGTCTTGTCTGCCGACCAAACCCTGAATAACCGTCTGCCGACGGCACCCCGGAGCACGGGCAGCTTTGCGCTGGCCTTCCCGGCCACCGTTGGCAACCTCGACAGCTATATCCAGGCTGTCCACCGGATTCCGCTGTTGACCGCGGAGGAAGAGCAGCGCCTGGCGCGCGAGCTCCGCGACCACGACTCCGTTGATGCTGCCCGCCAGATGGTGATGTCCCACCTGCGCCTGGTGGTGTCGATTGCCCGCCAGTACCTGGGCTACGGCCTGCCCCACGCCGACCTGATCCAGGAAGGCAATATCGGCCTGATGAAGGCGGTCAAGCGCTTCGACCCCGACCAGGGCGTGCGCCTGGTGTCGTACGCGATGCACTGGATCAAGGCCGAGATCCACGAATACGTGCTGAAGAACTGGCGCATGGTCAAGGTGGCCACCACCAAGGCCCAGCGCAAGCTGTTCTTCAACCTGCGCAGCCACAAGCAGGGCGCGCACACGTTCACGCCGGAACAGGTCGAGGCCGTGGCGCGCGAGCTGAACGTCAAGCCCGAAGAAGTGATGGAGATGGAAACCCGCCTGTCGGGCGGCGACCTGGCGCTGGAAGGCCAGATCGACGACGGCGAAGAGGAATTCGCCCCCATCGCCTACCTGGCGGACAACCACAACGAGCCCACCCGCGTGCTGGAAGCCAAGCGCCACGACCGCATGCAGGTCGAGGGTCTGGAAGAGGCGCTGGCCAAGCTGGACGAACGCAGCCGCCGCATCATCGAGGCGCGCTGGCTGCACGTCGAGGACGATGGCTCGGGCGGCTCCACGCTGCATGAGCTGGCTGACGAGTTCGGCGTCTCGGCCGAGCGCATCCGCCAGATCGAGGCCGCGGCCATGAAGAAGATGAAGGGGGCGCTGCAGGCGTTCGCCTGA
- a CDS encoding SCO family protein has translation MAQQDSAPAAAASPPDTRIDARTRRGRLQMLMLLLVCASPVIASYFTYYVIKPRGGATNYGALVDPQRPMPPVRVTDEQGRAVPLEQFRGKWLLVTADPSACDEACAKKLFTIRQIRAGQGQDRERIVPVWLVTDDGKLDERLTAAYNEPYAGVRFLRIDRQAAQQWLPAEPGKRAEDTLFLVDPLGNLMMRFPQDPDPKKMSGDLKKLLKVSRIG, from the coding sequence ATGGCACAGCAAGACTCCGCCCCGGCCGCAGCGGCCTCGCCGCCGGATACCCGCATCGATGCGCGCACGCGCCGCGGCCGCCTGCAGATGCTGATGCTGTTGCTGGTGTGCGCGTCGCCGGTGATTGCCTCTTACTTCACCTACTACGTGATCAAGCCGCGCGGTGGCGCCACCAACTACGGCGCGCTGGTCGACCCGCAGCGGCCGATGCCGCCGGTGCGCGTCACCGACGAGCAGGGTCGTGCCGTGCCGCTGGAGCAGTTCCGCGGCAAATGGCTGCTGGTGACCGCCGATCCGTCCGCCTGCGACGAGGCCTGCGCGAAGAAGCTCTTCACCATCCGCCAGATCCGCGCCGGGCAGGGCCAGGACCGCGAACGGATCGTGCCGGTGTGGCTGGTGACCGATGATGGCAAGCTCGACGAGCGTCTCACCGCCGCCTACAACGAGCCCTACGCCGGTGTGCGTTTCCTGCGCATCGACCGCCAGGCCGCCCAGCAGTGGCTGCCGGCCGAACCCGGCAAGCGCGCCGAGGACACCCTGTTCCTGGTCGACCCGCTGGGCAACCTGATGATGCGTTTCCCGCAGGACCCGGACCCCAAGAAGATGAGCGGCGACCTGAAGAAGCTGCTCAAGGTCTCGCGCATCGGCTAA
- the ntrB gene encoding nitrate ABC transporter permease — MNAIAHTTPDGATVAASADPDTKERARRREQEIAAQARRAQRREAVAAPVLKAVPPVLGFALFVLAWHGIATMIPAIPTPQATWNAAVPLFADPFYRNGPNDQGIGWNVLASLARVAAGFGLAALVGIPAGFLIGRFAFLNAMTAPVISLLRPVSPLAWLPIGLLLFKAANPAAIWAIFICSIWPMVINTAVGVTRVPQDYLNVARVLDLSEWKVFTRVLFPAVLPYMLTGVRLSIGTAWLVIVAAEMLTGGTGIGFWLWDEWNNLKVEHIVIAIFVIGIIGLLLEHALLALARRFSYGAN; from the coding sequence GTGAATGCCATAGCCCACACTACGCCCGATGGTGCAACCGTAGCCGCCAGCGCCGACCCCGACACCAAGGAGCGGGCGCGCCGGCGCGAGCAGGAAATCGCCGCGCAGGCCCGGCGTGCGCAACGCCGCGAAGCGGTCGCCGCGCCGGTGCTCAAGGCCGTGCCGCCGGTACTGGGTTTTGCCCTGTTCGTGCTGGCCTGGCACGGCATCGCCACGATGATCCCGGCCATCCCCACGCCGCAGGCCACATGGAACGCCGCGGTGCCGCTGTTTGCCGACCCGTTCTACCGCAACGGGCCCAATGACCAGGGCATCGGCTGGAACGTGCTGGCATCGCTGGCGCGCGTCGCGGCGGGCTTCGGCCTGGCCGCGCTGGTCGGCATCCCGGCCGGCTTCCTGATCGGGCGCTTTGCCTTCCTGAACGCGATGACCGCGCCGGTGATCAGCCTGCTGCGCCCGGTCTCGCCGCTGGCGTGGCTGCCGATCGGCCTGCTGCTGTTCAAGGCCGCCAACCCGGCCGCGATCTGGGCGATCTTTATCTGCTCAATCTGGCCGATGGTGATCAACACCGCGGTGGGCGTCACGCGCGTGCCGCAGGACTACCTGAACGTGGCGCGCGTGCTGGACCTGTCGGAATGGAAGGTATTCACGCGGGTGCTGTTCCCCGCAGTGCTGCCCTACATGCTGACCGGCGTGCGGCTGTCGATCGGCACCGCGTGGCTGGTGATTGTCGCGGCCGAGATGCTGACCGGCGGCACCGGCATCGGCTTCTGGCTGTGGGACGAATGGAACAACCTGAAGGTCGAGCACATCGTGATCGCGATCTTCGTGATCGGCATCATCGGGCTGCTGCTCGAGCACGCGCTGCTGGCGCTGGCCCGGCGCTTCAGCTACGGCGCCAACTGA
- a CDS encoding ABC transporter ATP-binding protein gives MDKFVSIENVGQTFKTRKGPFVALRDINLQIAEGEFITLIGHSGCGKSTLLNLVAGLATPTTGALICAGREIAGPGPERAVVFQNHSLLPWLTCFENVYLGVERVFAANESKPQLKARTHDTLALVGLTHAENKYPHEISGGMKQRVGIARALAMAPKVLLMDEPFGALDALTRAHLQDELIKIVARTRSTVVMVTHDVDEAVLLADRIVMMTNGPAATIGEILKVGLPRPRDRVALADDKAYHACRTAVLDFLYRKQRNPALQEAA, from the coding sequence ATGGACAAGTTCGTCAGCATCGAAAACGTCGGCCAGACCTTCAAGACCCGCAAGGGCCCGTTCGTCGCCCTGCGCGATATCAACCTGCAGATCGCCGAGGGCGAGTTCATCACGCTGATCGGCCATTCCGGCTGCGGCAAGTCCACACTGCTGAACCTGGTCGCGGGACTGGCCACGCCCACCACCGGCGCGCTGATCTGCGCCGGGCGCGAGATCGCCGGGCCGGGGCCAGAGCGCGCGGTGGTGTTCCAGAACCATTCGCTGCTGCCGTGGCTGACGTGCTTCGAGAACGTCTACCTGGGCGTGGAGCGCGTCTTCGCCGCCAACGAGAGCAAGCCGCAGCTCAAGGCGCGCACGCATGACACGCTGGCGCTGGTGGGCCTGACGCACGCCGAGAACAAGTACCCGCATGAAATCTCCGGCGGCATGAAGCAGCGCGTGGGCATTGCCCGCGCGCTGGCGATGGCGCCCAAGGTGCTGCTGATGGACGAACCCTTCGGCGCGCTCGATGCGCTCACGCGCGCACACCTGCAGGACGAGCTGATCAAGATCGTGGCGCGCACCCGCAGCACGGTGGTGATGGTGACCCACGATGTCGACGAGGCCGTGCTGCTGGCCGACCGCATCGTCATGATGACCAACGGCCCGGCCGCGACCATCGGCGAGATCCTGAAGGTGGGCCTGCCGCGCCCGCGCGACCGCGTCGCGCTGGCCGATGACAAGGCCTACCACGCCTGCCGCACCGCGGTGCTGGACTTCCTCTACCGCAAGCAGCGCAACCCGGCGCTGCAGGAAGCCGCGTAG